The stretch of DNA taagggtatacaagtgtttaatatcttacctatacttttcaacacctccttagaataactgacgTAATTATAACAGAAAAAAACTATGgtaaggctactcaacgcaaaagcgagcagtagtagtacatctgatattcatccgaccactggggatccacctacagctgactaatttgattgtaCCTgggttcattggcccatgataccggaaaagcagagaaaataggacagatggtaacacatatttattgtagaaaaagcgtcttttctgtaaaacgtgcaacttttggaagtgggaacaaggcaatatttgttactaaatttctaagaaacattttaaaatcattttcaggtagttaccttatgtgcgctacgaaactgaaagataaatagCCTTGGCTCGCGGCCTAATAGGGTTTTTCTTGTGTACGAAATTGGGTTGCACCATAATGATCATTTCTAAATTGAATCCCGAGGCGTCTTTTATGAACTATGCCAACTAAAAACAAGACCTGTCCTGACAAGCAGTCTAGCTCTTGTTGCAATTTACGTTGTTATAATCAATGTTGCATGTATATGGGTTGGTATTTGATACCAAGTGGGGGCATAGAGGCAGTTGGATATACGTGTCAGTTTGCTGGTTTGTTTGGTGATTTAATTGAGAATACGAACATTTTACTCCAACTTGACCTTTGATTTATCCATTCTCATATATAGCAAcatctataatctgtttatcCCCTGAATCGATTTAGAGGCACCATTATCAGAAATTCGCTCTGAACAGCAGAAAAGTTGGGCACGCTCCCGTTGATACCCCTTTAATATGCAACTGCTCTGTGAATTGAAGGCAGTTGCATTTTCTATACCTTGCACAAAATTCACTTTCAGCGTATAAAGTTTTGGTTTTTTGGGAGACTGAAAAATACGCTAATAATGCGTGCAATTGCATTTTGCTAAAATCACGGattgttttcataaaaattcgccaggtactcccaaagtatgtggccataattttaatccaatttttcttattttagctTTTTTACGAGTTGGGGGACAagtcctaacctggtacacatatagTGGAGAGTGTCCTTCTCTATCTTCGTATCCTTTCCAAATGACGTATTAGCGGAGTGAAACCTCGATCTGACTCCTCAGAGGTCAATAAGCACACAAAGTTTTGTTATGCCAAATTGTTCGAATCGAATCCAAAAAcagataaattgaaaatacgCAATTAAATCTTAAAACAGATACACGGTCGAAATGAAAAATAGTAACACATAAAACACACAGAGCCTTCTTCTCGTCACACATCGGACAATACAGACAACGGGCCTTTCACTTGTCGTGATAAATCATAATGAAAGAAGTAGAAATTTACATACACAATAAGTCTTAATTATAAACCACATTGtaataatatgtttttatttatttcatgtcaGTATGAAGGAGTGAATGTCTATATAGACTCGCAGAGTGCTTATATCTTTTTGCACACACTTCACATTTAAAGCTTTTGGAGATGCTGTGCACATGCACATGCTTTTTTAAACTTGAAATTGTTCTAAACGATTTTGTACACTTTTCACATTTATGAACTTTTAGTTCAGTGTGGATTGACATATGATTTTGCACATGGTAGGGTTGTTTGAACGTTTTTGCGCACACTTCgcatttaaaatttctttcctTCGCTGTATGAATTAACATGTGCCTTTTCATGTTATATGAGTTGCTAAATTTCTTTCCGCATATTTTGCATTCAATGTTCCTCGAACCAGTGTGCACACGCAAATGCTTATGCAGATCGTAAGCTCGCTTAAATGATTTGTTACACAATGGACAATTATGATTTCTTTCTGCACTATGAACAACTTGGTGGCATTTCAAATTATGTGTTCCAGTCAaatattttccacatatttcacattGATAATTCTTTTCTCCAATGTGGGTTCCTACATGCAATTTAAGACTGCTTTTCCaactaaaaattttcaaacaaatttcacatttatatCCTCTCTGATCAGTATGTGTTTTCGAATGTCTGTTGCGGTTGCTGCCACGACTAAACTTTTTTCCACATGTCTCACATGCATACGGCTTTTCTTTCGAATGAGTTCGCAAATGCACTTTTAAACCACCAGCAGTAGTCAATTTCTTTTCGCATATTTCACATTTATACAATTTGACACCAATATGACTCAACATGTGATCTTTCAGATGTCTCATAGCTGTCAAttttttcccacatatttcacatgGGTAGTACTTTCTGTTCTCCGAATGAATGAGTATATGTTTCTTTAAGCTGTTTGAAGAAGCAAATCGTTTCTCACATATGTCACATTTATGTGGTTTTTCCCTTGGATGGACATGGCAAACAATGTGCTTATCCAACTCACATTTGAATAAATATCTTTTTCCACAAACATTACATTCGTGAGTTTTCTTCGCAAAATGGTTTCTGAGGTGCCGTTTCATGTTGCCTTCGATGGAGTATTGTTTTCCGCATACTTCGCATTCAAACTTCATCTTTTTGTTAATGGTTTCAATATCCAGAGAACATTTGTCATGATGCTGCTGATTCATTTTTGGCTATTGCATTGTTTTATTCTTACcagtttctttgaaaaattgaaatatatctgGTTTGacattaatttgaaataatataaatacagAATATCCATTATAATTTATTTCCTTTTTCAAAATGCGTTCTcaattaatttataatattttagacTAATACATAGTATTCTAGCCAAAATTAAATTTCGGACCTATCAAACCATCTCAGTCCACACTTATTTTACTTGTAGTTGAAATCAGAGTCCAGTTAAAAACTATTGGTATTGATTATAGTCAGGTTTGGATAATTTCTGACTGGCAATGTTAATCTGACTAAATCACACTGCTACATTGTGCAATGGAAATTATGAAATCTGGCAAGTAAATCATAGTACCAGTACTGTGAGTAGATTTTGGCTGAAGCAGGTTTTTTTATACTGAAATCATCTGTAGCTATCCAGATAAAAAAAGAATGACTGTGATAGCTCGCATGCAAACTCGTGGGCAACTAGCTCAAAAAGGGGCTATCTGATTGGTCAATCTAGCGGGATATCAGCCTGCATTGTCTATTCCAGAATGTGAGGTACGGTGAAAGCAGGTAACTTCAGACGccttgtaacttcggatgaaattttcaatcgctCGTATCTCGACTAAATAGCGTTATATTGTGCGTTTAGCAGTTTCTATAGTGAGTCCTTATATATCTCaatctgttatcatattcaatcacgcagtttaatttattttttgattaattgACACTCCgttttcgagcggctcaaatTGAGACTTCTACCAATGCTAACTTTGTCAAAAATTAGACTGATCGCGAGATGTCGCAGGAGACtggagaaaaaattaaaattaaaatattttttttttatcaaactaATAGCATCTAAACGCACACGTTGAACTGATGTCACCCTGACGTCGCTCAGTTTGAAGACGACGTCAGACATTCGGGCGCCTACGAGTTGGCagagatttgaaaaaaactgCGATATTTTGTTCCATTGGATCAATATCGGCTGAGATATACACATCAACAGTTTTCTGTGGATCTTAAATTCATGGCGTCAAATGTTGGAAATGTAATTTAATTACCGGTAAATgacaattattgaaaaatatttacgtTCGATTTGACGATTCAAACTCCTCCATTTGGATCGGCAGCATGGTTTAAATTGTAAGCGGTCAAGAAATTCTGcgtaaatataataatatataatcagCGATAAATAGCAAGAATCATTGTTGCAAATGAGTTGCGTTCAATGAATTTAACTAAAGTAATATAAATCAAAGTTGCCAAATCGGTGTTTTGCCATGATTTATGAACGACCGACATTTTG from Styela clava chromosome 14, kaStyClav1.hap1.2, whole genome shotgun sequence encodes:
- the LOC120341484 gene encoding uncharacterized protein LOC120341484, with product MNQQHHDKCSLDIETINKKMKFECEVCGKQYSIEGNMKRHLRNHFAKKTHECNVCGKRYLFKCELDKHIVCHVHPREKPHKCDICEKRFASSNSLKKHILIHSENRKYYPCEICGKKLTAMRHLKDHMLSHIGVKLYKCEICEKKLTTAGGLKVHLRTHSKEKPYACETCGKKFSRGSNRNRHSKTHTDQRGYKCEICLKIFSWKSSLKLHVGTHIGEKNYQCEICGKYLTGTHNLKCHQVVHSAERNHNCPLCNKSFKRAYDLHKHLRVHTGSRNIECKICGKKFSNSYNMKRHMLIHTAKERNFKCEVCAKTFKQPYHVQNHMSIHTELKVHKCEKCTKSFRTISSLKKHVHVHSISKSFKCEVCAKRYKHSASLYRHSLLHTDMK